In one window of Aphidius gifuensis isolate YNYX2018 linkage group LG4, ASM1490517v1, whole genome shotgun sequence DNA:
- the LOC122854284 gene encoding RNA helicase aquarius: MNNQSPIKTNNPAPTVEQINADRITQLANEYWSPQTANNHKPFDPLVIGNIYVEEISLSKFSIRRIMMLEFSQYLENYLWPNYDADKATRDHTMSIVVMVNEKFRERVQVWEAFEKNPSQFSGFFKRVLEACLEDSIIDYELRDQTALIVFLNRCFNSMEIPLIREEAKRLVSLLMWTSLQENRRELEFKKNHYLKKKFKILLKKDKPDMKQQLMWERKFLHKLMIKFMTILETIEIQGPINPDKIRYCERFLELMIDLEALLPTRRYFNTVMDDCHLVVRCQLSNLLKRPEGNLFGQLLEMLKFYARFEINEDTGNPLTDHDMTEYHYAKITSLQKAVFVKFPELRNFGLANVASVDTRDTLTKHFGSLSVEKLKAIASYLSLVPPDERLAIENWYRLDLNFLCELLVSRHERRASQLEELNEMPLYPTEDIIWNESIVPTEYFSGEGCLALPKLNLQFLTLHDYLLRNFNLFRLESTYEIRQDIEDSVSRLSPWKAEDNGVYFGGWARMAQPITQFAVVEVAKPNIGEKRPSRVRADVSINLNVRKEIKNEWENLRKHDVCFLITVKPLNPIGTKYSHKLPFVSQVGLTTVRGCEVEGMLDSNGRVIEDGPEPRPTLPGDKRTYRVWLDSNQYRIDMDNASHGNDDVYETFNIIMRRKPKENNFKAVLETIRELMNTECVVPDWLHDIILGYGDPGSAKYTRMDNEIPKMDFNDTFLNLEHLKQSFPGYTLNIINDNNDNNKPPFKLTFEDVYHKNNNDNYEKKNIITVESHVLPSRGPYKSNKLKNNQIPFTPTQVEAIRSGMQPGLTLVVGPPGTGKTDVAVQIISNLYHNFPNQRTLIVTHSNQALNQLFEKIMALDIDERHLLRLGHGEEALETEKDFSRYGRVNYVLAKRLDLLMDVQRLKESLNVKGDVAYTCETAGHFFIDQIITRWDQFQINIKEKLNENDSNNIINIINNEFPFHKFFDNAPQPLFKCNNYNEDYEIAESCFRYIERIFTQLEEFRAFELLRSGLDRSKYLLVKEAKIIAMTCTHAALKRRELVDMGFKYDNILMEESAQILEIETFIPLLLQNPEDNYNRLKRWIMIGDHHQLPPVIKNMAFQKYSNMEQSLFARFVRLNVPTVDLDGQGRARPSICNLYNWRYKKLGNLHHVEDSPEYKIANAGFLYDFQLINVEDFNGVGESEPSAYFYQNLAEAEYCVAVFMYMRLLGYPADKISILTTYNGQKHLIRDVINIRCANNPLIGRPSKVTTVDKYQGQQNDYILLSLVKTRAVGHLRDVRRLVVAMSRARLGLYVFARVSLFKNCFELTPAFNQLMKRPLKLQLLPHELYPAKRLNHEESTTPIMEIQDMPHVAKFVYDFYMTKVNAVKKIDQDNVVVDVDDGNNKVWAEPGVAIDTTSHPEHHVPLHPGADDGESDDEEDNQTNLNKQQENGDKKKQEIQVPIENLIENMEQD; encoded by the exons atgaataatcaatcgccaattaaaacaaataatccaGCTCCAACTGTAGAGCAAATTAATGCTGATCGTATAACCCAg ctTGCAAATGAATACTGGTCACCTCAAACAGCAAATAATCATAAGCCATTTGATCCATTGGTTATTGGTAATATTTATGTTGAAGAAATatctttatcaaaattttcaatacgtCGTATAATGATGCTTGAATTTAGTCaatatcttgaaaattatCTTTGGCCAAATTATGATGCTGATAAAGCAACTCGTGATCATACAATGTCAATTGTTGTTAtggttaatgaaaaatttcgtGAACGTGTACAAGTATGGGaagcatttgaaaaaaatccatcacaattttctggtttttttaaacGTGTACTTGAAGCATGTCTTGAAGATAGTATTATTGATTATGAATTACGTGATCAAACAgcattaattgtatttttaaatcgtTGTTTTAATTCAATGGAAATTCCATTAATACGTGAAGAAGCTAAAAGACTTGTATCTCTATTAATGTGGACATCATTACAAGAAAATCGTCGTGagcttgaatttaaaaaaaatcattatttaaagaaaaaatttaaaattcttttaaaaaaagataaaccaGATatgaaacaacaattaatgtgggaaagaaaatttttacataaattaatgattaaatttatgacaatattagaaacaattgaaattcaaGGTCCAATAAATCCAGATAAAATACGTTATTGTGAAAGATTTTTAGAGCTTATGATTGATCTTGAGGCACTTTTACCAACAAGAAGATATTTTAATACAGTCATGGATGATTGTCATCTTGTTGTACGTtgtcaattatcaaatttactaAAACGTCCAGAAGGAAACTTATTTGGCCAG cttTTGGAAATGCTGAAATTTTATGCTAGATTTGAAATTAATGAAGACACTGGAAATCCACTTACTGATCATGATATGACTGAATATCATTATGCTAAAATAACATCATTACAG AAAGctgtttttgttaaatttccTGAATTACGAAACTTTGGTTTAGCTAATGTTGCAAGTGTTGATACACGTGATACACTTACTAAACATTTTGGTTCATTatctgttgaaaaattaaaagcaattGCAAGTTATTTAAGTCTTGTACCACCAGATGAAAGATTAGCTATTGAAAATTGGTATAgacttgatttaaattttttatgtgaaTTATTAGTATCACGTCATGAAAGACGTGCATCACAACTTGaagaattaaatgaaatgCCACTTTATCCAACAGAGGATATAATATGGAATGAAAGTATTGTACCAACTGAATATTTTTCTGGTGAAGGTTGTTTAGCAttaccaaaattaaatttacaatttttaacattacatgattatttattacgtaattttaatttatttcgttTGGAATCAACATATGAAATACGTCAAGATATTGAAGATTCAGTAAGTCGTCTAAGTCCATGGAAAGCTGAAGATAATGGTGTTTATTTTGGTGGTTGGGCTAGAATGGCACAGCCAATAACACAATTTGCTGTTGTTGAAGTTGCTAAACCAAATATTGGTGAAAAACGTCCATCAAGAGTACGTGCTGatgtatcaataaatttaaatgtcagaaaagaaattaaaaatgaatgggAAAATTTACGTAAACATGatgtatgttttttaataacagtTAAACCGTTAAATCCAATTGGTACAAAATACAGTCATAAATTACCATTTGTATCACAAGTTGGTTTAACAACAGTACGTGGTTGTGAAGTTGAAGGTATGCTTGATTCAAATGGTAGAGTTATTGAAGATGGACCAGAACCAAGACCAACTCTACCTGGTGATAAACGTACATATCGTGTATGGCTTGATTCAAATCAATATCGTATTGATATGGATAATGCATCACATGGTAATGATGATGTTTATgaaacatttaatattattatgagaagaaaaccaaaagaaaataattttaaagctGTACTTGAAACAATTAGAGAATTAATGAATACAGAATGTGTTGTACCAGATTGGTTACATGATATTATACTTGGTTATGGTGATCCAGGTTCAGCAAAATATACAAGAATGGATAATGAAATACCAAAAATGGATTTTAatgatacatttttaaatttagaacaTTTAAAACAAAGTTTTCCTGGttatacattaaatattattaatgataataatgataataataaaccaccatttaaattaacatttgaagatgtttatcataaaaataataatgataattatgaaaaaaaaaatataataactgtTGAATCACATGTATTACCAAGTAGAGGAccatataaatcaaataaattaaaaaataatcaaataccATTTACACCAACACAAGTTGAAGCAATACGTTCTGGTATGCAACCAGGTTTAACACTTGTTGTTGGTCCACCAGGTACTGGTAAAACAGATGTTGCTGtacaaataatatcaaatttatatcataattttcCAAATCAAAGAACTCTCATTGTAACACATTCAAATCAAGCActtaatcaattatttgaaaaaataatggcacttgatattgatgaaagaCATTTATTACGTCTTGGTCATGGTGAAGAAGCACTTGAAACTGAAAAAGATTTTAGTCGTTATGGTAGAGTTAATTATGTACTTGCTAAACGTTTAGATTTATTAATGGATGTACAACGTCTTAAAGAATCATTAAATGTTAAAGGTGATGTTGCATATACATGTGAAACTGctggacatttttttattgatcaaatAATAACACGTTGGgatcaatttcaaataaatattaaagaaaaattaaatgaaaatgatagtaataatattattaatattattaataatgaatttccatttcataaattttttgataatgcaCCACAGccattatttaaatgtaataattataatgaagaTTATGAAATTGCTGAAAGTTGTTTTAGATATATTGAACGTATATTTACACAACTTGAAGAATTTCGTGCATTTGAATTATTACGTTCTGGTTTAGAtagatcaaaatatttattagttaaagAAGCTAAAATAATTGCAATGACATGTACACATGCTGCATTAAAAAGACGTGAGCTAGTTGATATGggttttaaatatgataatatattaatggAAGAATCAGCTCAAATATTGGAAATCGAAACATTTATACCATTGTTATTACAAAATCCAGAAGATAATTATAATCGTTTAAAACGTTGGATTATGATTGGTGATCATCATCAATTACCaccagttattaaaaatatggcatttcaaaaatattcaaatatggAACAATCATTATTTGCTAGATTTGTTAGATTAAATGTACCAACTGTTGATTTAGATGGACAAGGACGTGCAAGACCAAGTATTTGTAATCTTTATAATTGgcgttataaaaaattaggtAATTTACATCATGTTGAAGATAGTCCAGAATATAAAATAGCAAATGCTggatttttatatgattttcaattaattaatgttgaaGATTTTAATGGTGTTGGTGAGAGTGAACCAAGtgcatatttttatcaaaatttagcTGAAGCTGAATATTGTGTTGCTGTATTTATGTATATGAGATTACTTGGTTATCCAGCTGATAAAATAAGTATACTTACAACTTATAATGGACAAAAACATCTTATACGTGATGTTATTAATATAAGATGTGCTAATAATCCATTAATTGGTAGACCAAGTAAAGTAACAActgttgataaatatcaaggtcaacaaaatgattatattttattatcacttgtTAAAACAAGAGCTGTTGGTCATTTGAGAGATGTCAGACGTCTTGTTGTTGCAATGTCACGTGCAAGACTTGGTCTTTATGTATTTGCTCgtgtatcattatttaaaaattgttttgaattaaCACCAgcatttaatcaattaatgaaAAGACCATTAAAACTTCAATTATTACCACATGAATTATATCCAGCAAAAAGATTAAATCATGAAGAATCAACAACTCCAATTATGGAAATACAAGATATGCCACATGTTGCTAAAtttgtttatgatttttatatgacTAAAGTTAatgcagttaaaaaaattgatcaagataatgttgttgttgatgttgatgatggtaataataaagtttggGCTGAACCAGGTGTTGCTATTGATACTACAAGTCATCCAGAACATCATGTACCACTTCATCCTGGTGCTGATGATGGTGAATCAGATGATGAAGAGGATAATCAAACTAATCTCAACAAACAACAAGAAAatggagataaaaaaaaacaagaaatacaagttccaattgaaaatttaattgaaaatatggaACAAGACTAa
- the LOC122854286 gene encoding probable G-protein coupled receptor Mth-like 5: MEKFTFPIALLIIVWCKLGTSSIVNDPNDNLKNTVNLTKCCELNEILYDSICTSTLLLNNTEPWKPNMLDDKISKKHNTKYNVQIGVPNCEKIEHKWEVYDSEHDTLSMLPSGKLRHYINKKYPTDVEKEKLSEKYEEEEDLYDVNVEEPFYVDYDVGNYCIDKAILSKDKITTTYAVICIPQKSWTDTDYLIRNIVDPIIRALSISCYILIAIVYFVLPQLRDLVGNMITSMNLCLVVHQIAVTITIFKQYANHFSFFIADTIAYTSLLAAFLWLNAIGYFVWNTFRSRNVFLRVTDGRKYCYYSMYVWGTTLLIICTALFAHFALEISGTPVESTGFKTEKQETIGLLGSSILFLSIIFTIIIDICFILSTSKTIKRMRTYGRIHHKMKYSFRMFTLLFMIISFGWLSYMISLFDYNYIVYFNIIINLFESFLILYICVFGQKRVTFLLSKTCKCCESDVATPEGLDWGEEMTAINAGY; the protein is encoded by the coding sequence atggaaaaatttacatttccaATTGCATTACTGATAATTGTCTGGTGTAAATTAGGAACATCAAGTATTGTCAATGAtccaaatgataatttaaaaaacacagttaatttaacaaaatgttgtgaattaaatgaaatacttTATGACAGTATTTGTACATCAACATTGTTATTAAACAATACAGAACCATGGAAGCCAAATAtgcttgatgataaaatatcaaaaaaacataatacaaaatataatgtaCAAATTGGTGTAccaaattgtgaaaaaattgaacataAATGGGAAGTTTATGATTCCGAGCATGATACATTGTCAATGTTACCATCAGGTAAACTACgtcattatattaataaaaaatatccaacagatgttgaaaaagaaaagttaagtgaaaaatatgaagaagaagaagatttATATGATGTTAATGTTGAAGAACCATTTTATGTTGATTATGATGTTGGTAATTATTGTATTGATAAAGCAATATTaagtaaagataaaataacaacaacatatGCTGTAATATGTATACCACAAAAATCATGGACTGATACTGATTATTTAATTCGTAATATTGTTGATCCAATAATACGtgcattatcaatatcatgttatatattaattgcaattgtttattttgtattaccACAATTGCGAGATCTTGTTGGTAATATGATAACAAGTATGAATTTATGTTTAGTTGTACATCAAATTGCtgtaacaataacaatatttaaacaatatgctaatcattttagtttttttatagctGATACAATAGCATATACATCATTATTAGCAGCATTTTTATGGTTAAATGCAATTGGTTATTTTGTATGGAATACATTTAGATCACGTAATGTATTTTTACGTGTAACAGATGGtagaaaatattgttattattcaaTGTATGTTTGGGGTACAACATTACTTATTATTTGTACAGCATTATTTGCACATTTTGCATTAGAAATAAGTGGTACACCAGTTGAATCAACTGGTTTTAAAACTGAGAAACAAGAAACAATTGGGCTACTTggttcatcaatattatttttatcaataatatttacaattataattgatatttgttttatattatcaacatcaaaaacaattaaaagaatGCGTACATATGGAAGAATACatcataaaatgaaatatagtTTTCGTAtgtttacattattatttatgattattagttTTGGATGGTTATCATATATgatatcattatttgattataattatattgtttattttaatattattattaatttatttgaatcatttttaatactttataTATGTGTTTTTGGACAAAAAAgagttacatttttattaagtaAAACTTGTAAATGTTGTGAGAGTGATGTTGCAACACCAGAGGGTCTTGATTGGGGTGAAGAAATGACTGCAATTAATGCAGGATATTAA
- the LOC122853685 gene encoding uncharacterized protein LOC122853685 — protein MFREGQYLEVIKASDDCLATAIVTVKERIIEIEKKKVSTNKWLTLQDWSSLYAIITKALLKSIKICRDDDNKIKSLERKKSTKTLDVIYKFEAGDESSLPTIKVRVCQAKKSLNKQNVKKEKKNNKSSELQVEKLIEESSNHDKYIPPELTNEKNNNLKYIPSRKSLLNTKFPNDEYTPSLEKKLPVNDVSYVPKIVKNLNKKINNKSTNDEYNPTTTTTAAAQLQEEKDSVSYTPHAISTLKAKNKKSSIYKTTTTDEYIPNVILSNDEYVPSGGQSPNDGPSYVPNSISDLSNSRDEYIPTIDVNRLNKKTNYSQDKNKKIKKNQVSESLTGLSNDEYTPEAVCELSNDGAEYVPDLSSNLMEKKINESKIDEVNDEYIPKSLNGTTTTAIDSVEYVPDFLLNKKTKNSINQSVIDKAEQPDEYIPTSEIKWSKNKYSSSLTSKKRKKNNFESVIDTTNDEYIPTSKPCKLTTDLTTLKYIPSLKNSNSSIIVEEYEPNFATNKIDFNLSYVPSSTKIQNDEYIPLKKKIRKAHEPKDPTKRKNI, from the exons atgtttcgAGAAGGACAATACTTGGAAGTTATCaag gcATCAGATGATTGTTTGGCAACAGCAATTGTGACAGTCAAAGAAAGAATAAtagaaatcgaaaaaaaaaaagtatcaacaAACAAGTGGTTAACATTACAAGATTGGTCATCATTGTATGCTATTATAACAAAAGCtttattaaaaagtattaaaatttgtcgtgatgatgataataaaattaaaagtttagaacgtaaaaaatcaacaaaaacattAGATGTTAT atataaatttgaagCTGGTGATGAATCATCATTGCCAACAATAAAAGTACGTGTTTGTCaagcaaaaaaaagtttaaataaacaaaatgttaaaaaagaaaaaaaaaataataaaagttcagaattacaagttgaaaaattaatagaagaATCATcaaatcatgataaatatataccacCAGAattgacaaatgaaaaaaataataatttaaaatatataccaagtagaaaaagtttattaaatacaaaatttccaaatgatgaatatacaccatcattagaaaaaaaattacctgtcAATGATGTATCATATGTGccaaaaatagttaaaaatttaaataaaaaaattaataataaatcaacaaatgatgaatataatccaacgacaacaacaacagcagctgCACAActtcaagaagaaaaagacAGTGTTTCATACACACCACATGCAATATCAACactaaaagcaaaaaataaaaaatcaagtatttataaaacaacaacaactgatgAGTACATACCAaatgtaatattatcaaatgatgaGTATGTTCCATCAGGAGGTCAATCACCCAATGATGGACCATCTTATGTGCCAAATTCAATATCagatttatcaaattcaaGGGACGAATACATACCAACAATTGATGTCAATCGGTTAAACAAAAAGACAAATTATtcacaagataaaaataaaaagattaaaaaaaatcaggtgTCTGAATCATTGACTGGTTTATCAAATGATGAATATACTCCAGAGGCAGTTTGTGAATTGTCAAATGATGGAGCTGAATATGTAcctgatttatcatcaaatttaatggaaaaaaaaattaatgaaagtaAAATAGATGAAGTAAATGATGAGTATATTCCAAAATCATTAAAtggaacaacaacaacagcaattgACAGTGTTGAATATGTacctgattttttattaaataaaaaaacaaaaaattccaTTAATCAAAGTGTCATTGATAAAGCTGAACAGCCAGATGAATATATTCCTACATCAGAAATTAAAtggtcaaaaaataaatactcatCAAGTTTAACatcgaaaaaaagaaaaaaaaataattttgaatctGTTATTGATACAACAAATGATGAATACATTCCAACATCAAAACCATGTAAATTAACAACAGATTTAACAACACTTAAATATAtaccaagtttaaaaaattcaaattcatcaattattgttgAAGAATATGAGCCAAATTttgcaacaaataaaattgattttaatttatcatatgtaccatcatcaacaaaaattcaaaatgatgaatatattccattaaaaaaaaaaataagaaaagcaCATGAACCAAAAGATCCAACAAAac gaaaaaatatatag
- the LOC122854291 gene encoding mannose-1-phosphate guanyltransferase beta, whose product MPEKRKNMGTLRALILVGGYGTRLRPLTLSRPKPLVEFANKPMLLHQIEALVDSNVTEIILAVSYRAVEMEQELSIEAEKLGVNLIFSHENKPLGTAGPIALAHKILSTSDEPFFVLNSDIICDFPFKKLYEFHKKHEKEGTIVVTQVEEPSKYGVVVYNDNGKINNFIEKPQEFVSNKINAGIYILNPSVLNRIELRPMSIEKEVFPGMANDGQLYAMELPGFWMDVGQPKDFLTGMCLYLSSLREKSPDKLHIGDGIVGDVLVHPTAKIGKDCRIGPNVTIGPNVVLADGCCIKRSTILKSATIKEHAWLDGCIVGWRSTVGRWVRMEGITVLGEDVIVKDELYINGGQVLPHKSIANSVPEPQIIM is encoded by the exons atgccagaaaaacgtaaaaatatgGGAACACTTAGAGCACTAATTCTTGTTGGTGGTTATGGAACCAGATTAAGACCATTGACACTGAGTAGACCAAAACCACTCGTTGAATTTGCCAACAAACCCATGTTGTTACATCAAATTGAAGCattg GTTGATTCAAATGTAACTGAAATTATATTGGCAGTATCATATAGAGCTGTAGAAATGGAACAAGAATTATCAATTGAAGCTGAAAAACTtggtgttaatttaatattttcacatGAAAATAAACCACTTGGTACTGCTGGACCAATAGCACTTgcacataaaatattatcaacaagtgATGAgccattttttgtattaaattctGATATAATATGtgattttccatttaaaaaactttatgaatttcataaaaaacatgaaaaagaaGGTACAATTGTTGTAACACAAGTTGAAGAACCATCAAAATatggtgttgttgtttataatgataatggaaaaattaataatttcattgaaaaaccACAAGAATttgtatcaaataaaataaatgctggaatttatatattaaatccaAGTGTATTAAATAGAATTGAACTTAGACCAATGAGTATTGAAAAAGAAGTATTTCCAGGTATGGCTAATGATGGACAACTTTATGCTATGGAATTACCTGGTTTTTGGATGGATGTAGGACAACCAAAAGATTTTCTTACag gaATGTgtctttatttatcatcattacgAGAAAAATCACCAGATAAATTACACATTGGTGATGGAATTGTTGGAGATGTTTTAGTTCATCCAACAGCTAAAATTGGTAAAGATTGTAGAATTGGTCCAAATGTTACAATTGGTCCTAATGTTGTACTTGCTGATGGTTGTTGTATAAAACGTTCTACAATTCTTAAATCAGCAACAATTAAAGAACACGCTTGGCTTGATGG ATGCATAGTTGGCTGGCGAAGTACTGTTGGTCGTTGGGTAAGAATGGAAGGAATAACTGTTCTTGGTGAAGATGTCATTGTCAAAGATGAATTGTACATTAATGGAGGTCAAGTATTACCTCATAAAAGTATTGCAAATTCAGTTCCAGAACCTCAAATTATcatgtaa